A window of Polynucleobacter sp. KF022 genomic DNA:
GCTCTCAAGATCCCACGCGAGGTAGCACGTGCTCATGCTGAGAAATTCTCTTGGCGTGCGGCTTCCGAGCAATTTGCACAACATCTGAAGCCTGTGCCAACGCCAGAAGTTCACGTCACCGCTTTAGCTTAAAGAAAGTTATTCGTGAACTTTCCCTACCACGTTGACCAGAACCCACATAAGGGCAACCGAGGTCTTACTAGAGCATGGCATGCGGCCAAGAACTCTTGGTGCGGATTGGTATATGCCTTCCGAGAAGAAAGCGCTTTTCGACAAGAGCTTACCCTGCTTGTATTACTAATGCCCATTGCATTTGCATTACCAATATCGCTTTTAGAAAAGTCGCTTCTAGTCTCTTCTCTGGTAATGGTGCTCGTCATTGAACTACTGAATTCCAGTGTAGAGGCGGCGAT
This region includes:
- a CDS encoding diacylglycerol kinase, yielding MNFPYHVDQNPHKGNRGLTRAWHAAKNSWCGLVYAFREESAFRQELTLLVLLMPIAFALPISLLEKSLLVSSLVMVLVIELLNSSVEAAIDRISFEHHDLSKRAKDFGSAAVMLALVVAALLWIAVCSPLILSL